One stretch of Mus pahari chromosome 15, PAHARI_EIJ_v1.1, whole genome shotgun sequence DNA includes these proteins:
- the LOC110333180 gene encoding protocadherin beta-7-like — MEGIWGFILKVLERMEARLEQAVQKRQVLFLCVFLGASWASAEQLQYSVAEETERGTFLANLAKDLGLGLGELSDREARIVSDQNTRFLLLSPLTGELILNEKLDREELCGPTEPCVLTFQLLLERPFQIYRAALHVKDINDNSPVFLDKEMHLKISESTTPGATFLLERAQDSDVGTNSLSNYTISPNDYFHIHVHDGGEGTIIPELVLDKMLDREEIPEFTLTLTALDGGSPPRSGTALVQILVLDINDNSPQFVQSLYKVQSPENTPVGSLVVAVSARDLDTGSYGQIAYTFFYATERILQTFQINSTSGELYLKHELNYEAIQTYSITIQARDGGGLSGKCTVVVEVMDVNDNPPEFLLSSLNSPIPENSPETVVAVFRIRDRDSGNNGKTLCSVANDLPFVLKPSVENFYTLVTEKPLDRESNTEYNITITVTDLGTPRLTTQHTITVQVADINDNAPAFTQTSYTMFVLENNSPALHIGTISATDSDSGSNAHITYSLLPPHDHQLALDSLISINVDNGQLFALRALDYEVLQAFEFHVGAIDQGSPALSSQALVRVVILDDNDNAPFVLYPMQNASASCTELLPRAADPSYLVTKVVAVDRDSGQNAWLSFQLLKATEPGLFSVWAHNGEVRTTRLLSERDVPKHKLLVVVKDNGEPPRSASVTLHVLLVDGFSQPYLPLPEVARDPAQEEDVLTLYLVIALASVSSLFLVSVLLFIGVRLCRKARAASPGVCFVPEEQFPGHLVDVSGGGTLSQNYQYEVCLTGGSGITSEFKFLSPIAPNFLTESTGREIE; from the coding sequence ATGGAAGgaatttggggttttattttgaaagtcttggaaagaatGGAGGCCAGATTGGAGCAAGCTGTGCAGAAAAGGCAAGtactgtttctttgtgtgtttctgggAGCGTCTTGGGCTAGCGCCGAACAGCTTCAGTATTCTGTGGCAGAGGAAACCGAGAGAGGCACTTTCCTGGCCAATCTAGCAAAGGAtctggggttggggctgggggaaCTGTCAGACCGGGAAGCTAGAATTGTTTCAGACCAGAACACGCGATTTTTACTGCTCAGTCCGCTTACTGGAGAACTAATTCTAAATGAGAAATTGGACCGAGAGGAACTGTGCGGCCCCACAGAGCCCTGTGTACTGACTTTCCAGTTGCTGTTGGAAAGACCATTTCAGATTTATCGTGCTGCACTACATGTCAAAGATATAAATGATAATTCTCCAGTATTTCTAGACAAAGAAATGCACTTGAAAATATCAGAAAGTACCACTCCAGGGGCGACGTTTCTCTTGGAGAGGGCACAGGATTCCGATGTGGGAACGAACAGCCTGAGTAACTACACCATCAGCCCCAATGATTATTTCCACATTCACGTGCAtgatggaggggaggggactaTCATTCCTGAACTGGTACTGGATAAAATGCTGGACCGGGAAGAAATACCAGAATTCACTTTAACTCTCACAGCCTTAGATGGTGGCTCTCCACCCAGATCTGGGACAGCCTTGGTGCAAATCTTGGTGTTGGACATAAATGACAACTCCCCTCAATTCGTGCAGTCGCTTTACAAAGTTCAGTCACCTGAAAACACCCCTGTTGGTTCCTTGGTTGTCGCTGTGTCTGCCAGGGACTTAGACACAGGAAGCTATGGACAAATAGCCTACACATTTTTTTATGCCACAGAAAGAATTCTCCAAACGTTTCAAATCAATTCTACATCTGGCGAACTTTATCTTAAACACGAACTCAACTATGAAGCAATTCAAACTTATTCGATAACTATTCAGGCCAGAGACGGTGGTGGACTTTCTGGGAAATGTACTGTGGTTGTAGAGGTAATGGACGTGAATGATAATCCACCTGAATTTCTCTTGTCGTCACTTAATAGCCCAATTCCAGAAAATTCCCCAGAGACCGTTGTTGCTGTTTTTAGAATTAGAGATAGAGATTCAGGGAACAATGGGAAAACCCTGTGCTCCGTTGCAAATGATCTCCCTTTCGTCCTGAAGCCATCTGTGGAAAATTTCTATACTCTGGTAACAGAGAAGCCTTTAGATAGAGAATCAAACACTGAGTACAACATCACCATCACAGTCACCGACCTGGGCACACCCAGGCTCACAACCCAGCACACCATAACAGTGCAGGTGGCCGACATCAACGACAATGCCCCGGCCTTCACTCAAACCTCCTACACCATGTTTGTCCTCGAGAACAACAGCCCCGCTCTGCACATAGGCACCATCAGCGCAacagactcagactcaggctCTAATGCCCACATCACCTACTCGCTGCTGCCGCCTCACGACCACCAGCTGGCCCTCGACTCGCTCATCTCCATCAACGTAGACAACGGGCAGCTGTTTGCGCTCAGGGCTCTGGACTATGAGGTCCTGCAGGCCTTCGAGTTCCACGTGGGGGCAATAGACCAAGGCTCGCCCGCACTCAGCAGTCAGGCTCTGGTGCGCGTGGTGATACTGGACGACAATGACAATGCACCCTTCGTGCTCTACCCAATGCAGAACGCCTCTGCATCCTGCACTGAGCTGCTGCCCAGGGCTGCGGATCCTAGCTACCTGGTCACCAAGGTGGTGGCAGTTGACCGCGATTCTGGCCAGAACGCCTGGCTGTCATTTCAGTTGCTTAAGGCCACGGAGCCTGGACTGTTTAGTGTGTGGGCGCACAATGGCGAGGTGCGCACCACCAGGCTACTGAGCGAGAGAGATGTGCCCAAGCACAAGCTGCTAGTGGTGGTCAAGGATAATGGAGAGCCTCCGCGCTCTGCCAGTGTCACACTGCATGTGTTGCTGGTCGATGGCTTCTCTCAGCcatacctgcctctgccagagGTGGCGCGCGACCCTGCACAAGAAGAAGATGTACTAACACTCTACCTGGTCATTGCCTTggcctctgtgtcttctctcttcctggtgTCTGTGCTGCTGTTCATTGGAGTAAGACTCTGCAGGAAGGCCAGGGCGGCCTCTCCAGGTGTCTGTTTTGTGCCTGAGGAACAGTTTCCTGGCCACCTCGTGGATGTCAGCGGTggagggaccctgtcccagaactACCAGTATGAGGTGTGTCTGACTGGAGGATCAGGGATAACCAGTGAATTTAAGTTTCTAAGTCCAATTGCCCCTAACTTCCTAACCGAAAGCACAGGgagagaaatagaataa
- the LOC110333167 gene encoding protocadherin beta-8-like — MVLLKHPSGAVPPRTMEASRKLICRQRQVLFFFLLLGFPLTIAGELRRYSVVEEKEGRSFVTNLVKDLGLGQLELSRRGAKVISKGNKLHLQLDQETGDLLLNEKVDREELCGQTEPCLLSFQVLLDNPLDIFQAELEVTDINDHSPEFLDKEIMLKISESSLPGATFPLKNAQDMDVGQNGIDNYLVSSNSYFHVLTRKRSDGKKYPELVLDRALDREEEAELRLTLTAQDGGSPPRSGTTEVHIEVLDFNDNAPQFEQLLYRVQIPEDSPIGFLIITVSATDKDIGVNGEISYSLFQVSDDISKTFSIHPLTGEVRLKEHLDFEKTQSYEFNIEARDAGTFSGKCTILTQVMDVNDHAPEIILSAFTNSILENLPETMVAVFSVSDLDSGENGKISCSIQDDLPFFLKPSGENFYTLLSQKPLDRENVAEYNITITAADMGSPILKTQVNLTVQVSDINDNAPIFTQTSYTMFIRENNSPALHIGTISATDSDSGSNAHITYSLLPPYDHQLALASFISINADNGQLFALRALDYEALQTFEFHVCATDGGSPALSSQALVRVVVLDDNDNSPFVLYPLQNASAPSTELLPRSAEPGYLVTKVVAVDCDSGQNAWLSFQLLKATEPGLFSMWAHNGEVRTTRMLSERDVPKHKLLVVVKDNGEPPRSASVTLHVLVVDGFSQPYLSLPEVARDPDHEDSELTLYLVIALASVSSLFLLSVLLFVGVRLCRRARAASLGGCSVPEGHFPGHLVDVSGAGTLSQSYQYEVCLTGDSGTGEFKYLKPILPNFQDHSLRPEMGENPNSRNDWSFGIQLK; from the coding sequence ATGGTTCTGCTGAAACATCCTTCAGGAGCTGTACCACCAAGAACAATGGAGGCCAGCAGGAAGCTCATTTGCAGGCAAAGGCaagtcctgtttttctttctcctattaGGTTTCCCTCTAACGATTGCAGGGGAACTGAGGCGCTATTCTGtggtggaggaaaaggagggtAGGTCCTTTGTAACCAATTTAGTAAAAGACTTGGGTCTTGGGCAGCTGGAACTCTCCCGGAGAGGAGCTAAGGTCATTTCTAAAGGTAACAAACTACATTTGCAGCTGGATCAGGAGACGGGGGATTTGCTGTTAAATGAGAAAGTGGACAGGGAAGAACTGTGTGGGCAAACAGAGCCTTGCTTGCTAAGCTTCCAAGTGTTGCTAGACAACCCCTTGGATATTTTTCAAGCTGAGCTAGAAGTCACAGACATAAATGACCACTCTCCAGAATTCCTGGACAAAGAGATCATGCTAAAGATATCAGAAAGCAGTCTTCCTGGAGCTACATTTCCTCTGAAGAATGCTCAGGACATGGATGTAGGCCAAAACGGTATTGACAACTATCTGGTCAGTTCCAATTCCTATTTTCATGTGCTCACTCGGAAACGCAGCGATGGCAAGAAATACCCTGAACTGGTACTAGACAGAGCACTGGatagagaggaggaagctgagctCAGGCTAACCCTCACAGCACAGGATGGCGGCTCTCCACCTAGGTCTGGAACCACTGAAGTCCACATTGAAGTCCTGGACTTCAATGATAACGCTCCTCAATTTGAGCAGCTTCTTTACAGGGTGCAGATCCCTGAGGATAGTCCAATAGGCTTTCTGATCATCACTGTCTCTGCTACAGACAAGGACATTGGAGTCAATGGAGAGATCTCCTATTCACTTTTCCAGGTTTCAGATGATATTAGCAAAACATTTTCAATCCATCCGTTGACAGGGGAAGTGCGATTGAAAGAACACCTTGATTTTGAAAAGACTCAGTCCTATGAATTCAATATTGAAGCAAGAGATGCTGGGACCTTTTCTGGAAAATGCACGATTCTGACCCAAGTCATGGATGTGAATGACCACGCTCCAGAGATTATCCTATCTGCATTTACCAACTCCATCCTTGAGAACTTACCAGAAACTATGGTGGCAGTTTTTAGCGTTTCTGATCTAGATTcgggagaaaatgggaaaataagtTGTTCTATTCAGGACGATCTACCCTTCTTCCTAAAGCCTTCTGGGGAAAACTTTTATACGCTGTTATCACAAAAACCACTGGACAGAGAGAATGTAGCAGAATATAACATCACCATCACCGCTGCAGACATGGGGAGTCCCATCCTGAAAACACAAGTCAACTTAACAGTGCAGGTCTCTGACATCAACGACAACGCCCCCATCTTCACCCAAACCTCCTATACCATGTTCATCCGCGAGAACAACAGCCCTGCCCTGCACATAGGCACCATCAGCGCCACAGACTCAGACTCGGGCTCCAATGCCCACATCACCTACTCGCTGCTGCCACCCTACGACCACCAGCTGGCCCTCGCCTCTTTCATCTCCATCAACGCTGACAATGGGCAGCTGTTCGCGCTCAGGGCACTGGATTATGAGGCCCTGCAGACCTTTGAATTCCATGTGTGCGCCACAGATGGAGGCTCGCCCGCGCTCAGCAGCCAGGCTCTGGTGCGCGTGGTAGTACTGGACGACAATGATAATTCGCCCTTTGTGCTCTACCCGCTGCAGAACGCTTCTGCGCCCTCCACTGAGTTGCTGCCCAGGTCGGCAGAGCCTGGATACCTGGTCACCAAGGTGGTGGCTGTGGACTGTGACTCTGGCCAGAATGCCTGGCTGTCCTTCCAGCTGCTCAAGGCTACGGAGCCCGGTCTGTTCAGCATGTGGGCGCACAATGGTGAGGTGCGCACCACCAGGATGCTGAGCGAGAGAGATGTGCCCAAGCACAAGCTGCTAGTGGTGGTCAAGGATAATGGAGAGCCTCCGCGCTCTGCCAGTGTCACGCTGCACGTGCTAGTGGTGGATGGCTTCTCTCAGCCCTACCTGTCTCTGCCAGAGGTGGCGCGTGATCCTGATCATGAGGACAGTGAGCTTACATTGTACCTGGTCATTGCCTTggcctctgtgtcttctctcttcctcctgtctgtgcTGCTGTTTGTGGGGGTGAGGCTGTGCAGGAGGGCCAGGGCGGCCTCTCTGGGTGGCTGCTCTGTGCCTGAGGGACACTTTCCTGGCCACCTGGTGGACGTCAGCGGGgcagggaccctgtctcagagctACCAATATGAGGTGTGTCTTACCGGAGACTCTGGGACTGGTGAGTTCAAATATCTGAAACCAATTTTACCTAATTTTCAAGACCATTCTCTAAGACCAGAAATGGGAGAAAATCCCAACTCTAGGAACGACTGGAGTTTTGGTATTCAGTTAAAATAA